One region of Kazachstania africana CBS 2517 chromosome 3, complete genome genomic DNA includes:
- the HAL9 gene encoding Hal9p (similar to Saccharomyces cerevisiae TBS1 (YBR150C) and HAL9 (YOL089C); ancestral locus Anc_3.109) — MEQNNNLFTSPDQTGFGRSTSNIGNSQFSANKENSQGNINSNMNSNEFTGRSLTNELFSQMSASQPFPNVGFSNSVASTPENVADNDDTTNVAIAKRRVSKACDHCRKRKIKCGPINPAKNKCDNCIKYSSACTFTHQPSNQKRQDNGGASQGTAASHINVAQPESLVSIAEAQKVGKPRKNAAGSPSMQNLRNSQYDNNLKSQKIANTLAGGQTNMLTTSMANSPNHNISNQVVSRVEKVDRKISMVIDNMARFEWVLGKLVKKYDDKKDNDSYTFKPLQKEYSTSLLSTQKLEWTKKILAPGMPNAEFLAPVREMLTLSLRWYLIQNKKMVDFSTPAVFAGEVHLYSLPTKEQARRLLENFHSSLLSAITCTISLKECLNPCDKYYDPNSEQLTYSELFLLNVLLCYSASVTQLRTFSDTQFVRKDKCDPNKHELKTIENNTLLNAMYYYHKLSMNASGIQTLQALLLLHNYLASNYSGEIAINVLSTAIRFAIDMNLNKSSHYRGLPLSQIARERSLWWECFTWDKTFSLMLSRAPLINESNMDILDDDGYFKYIETVILPKIYANNMDGRKKITNLKQALAVITNTSDNILFVISYYILKLSLIEAKIYEVGFSVRSTSETFDAILEKVLGIQKELNQWKDSLYGFMKLENYKQYLSMLFTQSHTDNPALSFETACFHVVNAHFRYFYSVIMLSVFTTSFLMDNKTLFAESFHDIPTIYNTFSTQYKTESIKMLTVFQSTIDRPYISPDLLYNLLTAVFVLIFHVINCLNDPQPNDIRALIKLLRDTHLHLVGENQERFPLDNMKFNTSIFFYTFFLEHITKVVEDADAFSAEYEPYTSQQYAALLDKIIEQSRRIKSDAFDGLMKNLKTCFNFKRLYGNVDIDGLLSSENLNMQEVRRSSISIFDDLSPHMLQFLKSDELIVTPATENHCYGISSSLLPETDSKEEIVYPANIRALHSNSIDIQVPQIKIASPQFSNLLPFGDLYYDREFSFMKIFKDEGN; from the coding sequence ATGGAGCAGAACAATAATCTCTTTACTTCTCCAGACCAGACTGGTTTCGGTAGATCAACTTCCAATATAGGGAATTCTCAGTTTTCTGcaaacaaagaaaactcTCAAGGCAATATTAACAGTAAcatgaattcaaatgaatttacAGGAAGATCTTTAACTAATGAACTATTTTCTCAAATGAGTGCTTCCCAACCATTTCCTAATGTAGGCTTTTCGAATTCGGTAGCTTCAACACCAGAGAATGTCGCAGATAATGACGATACTACGAATGTTGCGATAGCCAAGAGAAGAGTGTCAAAAGCATGCGATCACTGCAGAAAAAGGAAGATTAAGTGTGGACCAATCAATCCAGCTAAGAATAAATGTGATAATTGTATTAAATATAGCTCTGCATGCACCTTTACTCATCAACCCTCAAACCAAAAGAGACAAGATAATGGTGGTGCCTCTCAGGGAACTGCAGCTTCTCATATCAATGTAGCCCAACCAGAATCTCTAGTCTCAATTGCAGAAGCTCAAAAAGTGGGTAAACCTAGAAAAAATGCTGCTGGTTCCCCATCAATGCAAAATCTGCGAAATTCACAATACgacaataatttgaaatcacaAAAGATCGCCAATACATTGGCAGGTGGCCAAACAAATATGCTTACTACGTCTATGGCCAATTCACCCAATcataatatttcaaatcaagTTGTGTCGAGGGTAGAGAAGGTGGACCGCAAAATCTCGATGGTAATTGATAATATGGCTAGATTTGAATGGGTCCTAGGGAAGTTAGTCAAAAAGTACGACGATAAAAAGGATAATGACAGCTACACTTTTAAGCCCTTACAGAAGGAATATTCGACGTCGTTATTAAGTACCCAAAAGCTAGAATggacaaagaaaatactgGCACCAGGTATGCCCAACGCTGAATTCTTAGCACCTGTCAGAGAAATGTTAACCCTATCGCTAAGATGGTATTTAATacaaaacaagaaaatggtaGATTTCTCCACGCCTGCTGTATTTGCTGGTGAAGTACATCTGTATTCGTTGCCAACTAAGGAACAGGCAAGAAGACTACTAGAAAATTTCCATTCTTCGCTATTATCAGCCATAACATGTACCATCTCTCTCAAAGAGTGTCTAAATCCATGCGACAAATATTATGATCCAAATAGTGAACAATTAACATACTCGGAATTATTTCTACTAAATGTTTTACTGTGTTATAGTGCTTCAGTAACACAACTTAGAACATTTTCTGATACACAGTTCGTTAGAAAAGACAAATGTGACCCAAACAAACATGAATTGAAGACTATTGAAAACAATACCCTTTTAAACGCGatgtattattatcataaATTATCAATGAATGCTTCAGGCATTCAGACACTGCAAGCTCTATTGCTATTACATAATTACTTAGCCTCCAATTATTCTGGTGAAATTGCCATTAATGTTCTTTCCACAGCCATCAGATTTGCGATTGATATGAACTTGAACAAATCATCCCATTACAGGGGTCTGCCACTTTCTCAGATAGCTAGAGAACGTTCGCTATGGTGGGAGTGTTTTACTTGGGATaaaactttttctttgatgCTGTCCAGGGCACCCTTGATTAACGAGAGTAACATGGATATACTTGATGATGAtggatatttcaaatatattgaGACAGTGATACTGCCAAAAATATATGCAAACAACATGGATGGAAGGAAGAAAATCACTAATCTAAAGCAGGCTTTGGCTGTAATTACCAACACTAGCGATAACATTTTGTTCGTAATATCATATTATATTCTCAAACTTTCTCTTATTGAGGCAAAAATATATGAAGTAGGTTTCTCGGTAAGAAGCACATCAGAAACATTTGATGCTATTCTCGAGAAAGTTTTAGGAATCCAAAAAGAGCTAAATCAATGGAAAGACTCATTATACGGGTTTATGAAGCTAGAAAACTACAAACAATATTTGTCTATGCTTTTTACTCAAAGTCACACAGATAATCCTGCTTTAAGTTTTGAAACAGCATGTTTCCATGTAGTTAATGCTCATTTTCGTTATTTTTACTCGGTAATCATGTTAAGCGTATTCACAACATCGTTTTTGATGGATAATAAGACTCTTTTTGCAGAATCATTTCATGACATACCAACAATATACAACACGTTTTCTACCCAGTACAAAACTGAAAGCATAAAAATGTTGACTGTATTTCAAAGTACTATTGATAGGCCGTATATTAGCCCCGATTTGCTGTATAATCTTTTAACCGCAGTTTTTGTCTTAATATTCCATGTCATCAACTGCTTGAATGATCCCCAACCAAATGATATAAGGGCACTGATCAAATTGCTTAGGGATACCCATTTACATTTGGTTGGTGAAAACCAGGAACGCTTTCCATTAGATAATATGAAATTCAACACATCAATCTTTTTCTACACCTTTTTTCTGGAACACATCACAAAAGTTGTGGAGGATGCGGATGCATTCTCAGCTGAATACGAACCTTATACTTCACAACAATATGCTGCTTTGTTGGATAAAATTATCGAGCAATCTAGAAGAATTAAATCAGACGCTTTCGATggtttgatgaaaaatctaaaaaCGTGctttaatttcaagagaCTTTATGGCAATGTTGACATAGATGGTCTTCTTTCCAGCGAAAATCTAAATATGCAAGAAGTAAGAAGGTCTTCtatttccatttttgaCGATTTGTCCCCACATATGTTGCAGTTTCTGAAGTCTGATGAATTAATTGTAACTCCAGCAACCGAAAATCACTGTTATGGAATCTCCTCTTCTTTGTTACCAGAAACTGATTCTAAAGAAGAGATTGTGTATCCGGCGAACATTAGAGCACTTCATTCAAATTCCATAGACATTCAAGTACCACAGATCAAAATTGCATCCCCTCAATTCTCTAACTTATTACCATTTGGAGATCTTTATTATGACAGAGAATTTTCCTTCATGAAGATTTTCAAGGACGAAGGTAATTGA
- the DUF1 gene encoding Duf1p (similar to Saccharomyces cerevisiae YOL087C; ancestral locus Anc_3.115), producing the protein MTSRQLSVTYCLSPQQSQSNKNAHILPITKILNPVLSNDYFLTISRDGSIILHPNDQHTPKLRLQIHSDWISDVVEINQHEYVTVSHDFAIILVKVENSDNQWKYSTKIIGYHNDYIKSVCLLNDNYIITSGLDSSIKIWEIKDSSSGKIEFKTSITNSGISNYAMAILNPNKFIIGDSNGDLVYYEFQQQENIIVEIKRIRNAHDTNIKVIKLINNNQTLISACSNAILKIWDVQNDDLTNILSQKWDCNIWSIDTFNDNNDLIIGDSNGNIFSLTYSNQKVAFNKILNSKEVLKEPFKKHLGILDLKIINNTIYFSYCSDSNLTKLNLSDNSLEIEKGGVALIRSSLLTNRRHVITENTLGKIQRWDIISCELINTFNASDGDFDEVVVKYTSKEILAHWCSVSIKVGILFIKIGPKFLNTEVYGSALNDYHILNNVSINPDNRYNLGKIFVNSFFNDFIDYELSKDKQFRNSLSSLKKNDNENTDSLFKDSYTSASSSDKHNKDKPKKKSAFMKLSSSITISRTNTNGSVSNSKDPTPYISVPTTPIDTDAPSVTTGNLTANDAPLESSQVPPSLQPNDEETPLIQPSPSAIPKPPSSGRTLSSGSLLSRKFKSLRSSSNRQLNESSETTRAATTSVSATNNKPFTTVDDPVYHDALHNFLTKDIMPESITFPKENGNNANIYTMLRSNDASRLNSELTMDLPKIKKQELMPDLLLEFHESYIQQYNNYGSSLKLLTKKLPDSLIKKSPTCPLLKIKSNCLILVHSWNDDACGGRVIFSTMLPHSSSATGSTQLSLSSSNSSSASPSNFGSSTESLESTRSLSQFDVIVNKNNDRSEIFENLEKHLPYWFAKNLCDDTNVVEDKQPRLNFTIMPWTDPDSEVAPADNNADPISPPTTSESTNQQFVHMLKFGRSKTNDSTSYATDLPKVAEANTKLVAPGMIKVKKIKMYVIDRFETKTPEMKSKVDPSEWLELLCKEQVLDNDMTLSTVKTLYWKSTSEIILHYRRKS; encoded by the coding sequence ATGACTTCACGACAATTGTCTGTTACATATTGCTTATCCCCACAGCAGTCTCAGTCAAACAAAAATGCTCATATTTTACCAATTACTAAGATTTTAAACCCTgttttatcaaatgattATTTCTTAACCATATCAAGAGATGGTTCCATTATATTACATCCCAATGATCAACATACCCCAAAATTAAGATTACAGATTCATTCTGATTGGATTAGCGACGTTGTGGAGATTAATCAACATGAATATGTTACTGTAAGCCATGATTTTGCTATAATCTTAGTTAAAGTCGAAAATTCTGATAATCAGTGGAAATATTCCACTAAAATTATAGGATATCATAACGATTATATTAAATCTGTCTGCTTACTCAATGACAATTACATAATAACCTCAGGGTTAGATTCCTCTATAAAAATTTGGGAAATTAAGGATAGTAGTAGTGGTAAAATAGAATTCAAAACAAGTATTACAAATAGTggtatttcaaattatgCCATGGCTATTCTGAATCCAAATAAGTTCATAATTGGCGATTCAAATGGTGATCTAGTTTATTATGAATTTCAACAGCAGGAAAATATCATAGTGGAAATTAAAAGGATTAGGAATGCTCATGATACAAATATTAAAGTAATAAAactaataaataataaccAGACTCTAATTTCAGCATGCTCTAACgctattttgaaaatatggGATGTGcaaaatgatgatttaaCGAATATTTTATCACAAAAATGGGATTGTAATATCTGGTCTATTGATACCTTTAACGATAACaatgatttgataataggtgattcaaatggtaacattttttctttgacatACTCCAATCAAAAAGTAGCttttaataaaatcttAAACTCTAAAgaagttttgaaagaacCTTTCAAAAAACATCTTGGAATTttagatttgaaaataatcaatAATACAATATATTTCTCGTACTGCtcagattcaaatttgacGAAGTTGAATCTCTCAGATAATTCGttggaaattgaaaaaggtgGTGTAGCTTTAATCAGATCTTCTCTTTTAACAAATAGAAGACACGTTATCACTGAAAATACATTGGGAAAAATCCAAAGATGGGATATTATATCATGTGAATTGATTAACACTTTCAATGCAAGTGACGGggattttgatgaagttgTTGTCAAATACACTTCAAAGGAAATATTGGCTCATTGGTGTTCTGTCTCAATTAAAGTGGGCATTTTATTCATAAAAATTGgaccaaaatttttaaacaCTGAAGTCTATGGTAGTGCATTAAATGAttatcatattttgaataatgtAAGTATCAATCCAGATAATCGTTACAATTTaggtaaaatttttgtcaactcctttttcaatgattttattgacTATGAACTATCAAAGGACAAACAATTTAGAAATAGCCtatcttcattgaaaaaaaatgacaatgaaaatacagattcattattcaaagattCCTATACATCCGCCAGTTCTAGTGACAAACATAATAAGGAtaaaccaaagaaaaaatctgCGTTTATGAAACTCAGTTCATCAATTACAATTAGTAGAACAAACACAAACGGCTCAGTATCAAATAGTAAAGATCCAACTCCTTACATATCAGTTCCAACCACTCCCATAGATACTGATGCTCCGTCGGTAACAACAGGTAATCTTACAGCAAATGATGCGCCATTAGAATCATCTCAAGTTCCACCATCTTTGCAaccaaatgatgaagaaacgCCACTAATTCAGCCTTCTCCATCAGCTATCCCAAAACCACCAAGCTCTGGTCGCACCCTCAGCTCCGGTTCTTTGCTAAGTAggaaattcaaatcattaAGAAGCAGCTCAAATAGACAACTTAATGAATCATCAGAAACTACGCGGGCTGCTACTACAAGTGTATCTGCCACGAACAACAAACCTTTCACGACCGTGGATGATCCTGTGTATCATGACGCACTACACAATTTCTTGACAAAAGACATAATGCCTGAATCAATTACATTCCCGAAAGAAAACGGTAATAATGCAAATATTTATACAATGCTGAGATCAAATGACGCATCTAGATTAAATTCTGAATTGACAATGGACTTGCCCAAGATCAAAAAGCAAGAACTCATGCCTGATCTATTGCTAGAATTCCATGAGTCTTACATCCAGcaatataataattatggCTCTTCATTGAAGCTGTTAACAAAGAAATTACCTGATTCTTTAATAAAGAAATCACCAACATGTCCACTATTGAAgatcaaatcaaattgtTTGATTTTAGTCCATTCCTGGAACGATGATGCTTGTGGTGGAAGAGTCATATTTTCAACCATGTTGCCTCATTCTTCATCAGCAACCGGCTCCACACAgctttctttatcttcttctaattcatcttctgCGTCCCCCTCAAATTTTGGCTCATCAACAGAATCTCTTGAATCAACGAGATCTCTATCACAATTTGATGTGATCGTAAACAAGAATAATGATAGGTCGGAGATTTTTGAGAATTTGGAAAAGCATCTGCCATATTGGTTTGCTAAGAATCTTTGTGATGACACCAATGTTGTCGAGGACAAGCAACCCAGGTTAAACTTTACGATTATGCCATGGACCGATCCAGATTCTGAAGTGGCCCCAGCTGACAATAACGCTGATCCTATATCGCCACCTACAACTAGTGAATCTACGAATCAACAATTCGTTCATATGCTGAAGTTCGGAAGATCCAAGACAAATGATTCTACATCGTATGCTACAGATCTACCAAAAGTGGCCGAAGCAAACACTAAATTGGTTGCTCCAGGAATGATTAAAGTCAAGAAAATTAAGATGTACGTAATTGATAGGTTTGAAACCAAAACACCTGAAATGAAGTCAAAGGTTGATCCAAGTGAATGGTTAGAACTACTGTGTAAAGAGCAGGTCTTAGACAACGATATGACTCTAAGTACTGTTAAGACTTTATATTGGAAATCTACCAGtgaaataatattacatTACAGAAGGAAATCATGA
- the MHF1 gene encoding Mhf1p (similar to Saccharomyces cerevisiae YOL086W-A; ancestral locus Anc_3.116) — protein MEPELKAKLWYHIDIMLKERFPNVELTPRYINAMVEIVYGKLQEISTDLKSFALHDSNRTTINQKDLQLYLRHCPQLIDKLIKEA, from the coding sequence ATGGAACCAGAATTGAAGGCTAAATTGTGGTATCATATCGATATCATGctgaaagaaagatttcCTAATGTTGAACTCACTCCTAGATACATTAATGCCATGGTAGAAATTGTATATGGTAAACTACAAGAAATTTCTACCGATTTGAAATCGTTTGCATTACACGATAGCAACAGGACCACAATTAATCAGAAGGACTTACAATTGTATCTAAGGCACTGTCCGCAGCTTATCGAcaaattaatcaaagaGGCTTAA
- the MPD2 gene encoding protein disulfide isomerase MPD2 (similar to Saccharomyces cerevisiae MPD2 (YOL088C); ancestral locus Anc_3.111), giving the protein MKFTFLVAIGSFIVSVYSKGVIPIESISQFYDIVDNDKDAYTLVKYFATWCSHCKRLKPIYAKLSESYEDNDVNFVEVDCDKFGNVLCTDIPGFPMVQLIKPTNGVTQQEEIEESRKSTWGKIKSKFSGNQNKEDVIEADRIVTYEGSRDVESYKSFITTVKYNSELSKIMEKIMNEDYECGTSEVECQEGKKYLDENELVKDFSTLDINLSNTAQERSRLENIIRNADMNDEEVKEKVKILRFYTRLLNYIEDLAQNQTQEHDEL; this is encoded by the coding sequence ATGAAGTTTACATTTTTAGTTGCTATTGGCTCTTTTATCGTCTCTGTATATTCCAAAGGTGTCATTCCAATAGAGTCAATAAGTCAATTTTATGATATTGTAGATAATGATAAGGATGCATATACCCTagtgaaatattttgccACTTGGTGCAGTCATTGCAAAAGATTAAAGCCCATATATGCCAAATTGAGTGAGAGTTACGAAGATAATGACGTCAATTTTGTAGAGGTAGATTGTGATAAATTCGGCAATGTGCTATGTACTGACATACCTGGTTTTCCTATGGTTCAATTAATTAAACCAACGAATGGAGTTACTCAACAAgaggaaattgaagaatctaGAAAATCGACTTGGGGTAAAATTAAAAGTAAGTTTTCTGGAAATCAGAATAAAGAGGATGTCATTGAAGCGGATAGAATTGTGACGTACGAAGGGAGCAGAGATGTAGAAAGCTACAAAAGCTTCATAACGACAGTTAAATACAACAGcgaattatcaaaaataatggaaAAGATCATGAATGAAGATTATGAATGTGGAACGTCCGAAGTTGAGTGTCAGGAGGGCAAAAAATATCtcgatgaaaatgaactAGTAAAGGACTTTTCCACACTAGATATCAACCTTTCTAACACAGCACAAGAGCGTTCAAGGttggaaaatatcattaGAAATGCAGATAtgaatgatgaagaagtgAAGGAAAAGGTAAAGATTTTGAGATTCTACACCAGATTACTGAATTATATCGAAGATCTAGCGCAAAATCAGACACAAGAACACGATGAATTGTAG